Proteins encoded by one window of Planktothrix tepida PCC 9214:
- the sfsA gene encoding DNA/RNA nuclease SfsA: MDSYLYRYPSLESGVLLKRYKRFLADIELTSGEVITAHCPNTGPMTGVCIPGNPVMVSHNAGKTRKYPYTWELIQLTSEVDPFGQQLTWVGINTALPNKVIHLALIERLFPDLGNYSEIKKEVPYGIDLKSRVDFVLKGEDKPIYLEVKNTTWCKGKIALFPDTVTERGQKHLKELIEIVKQGARAVMLYFINRGDCTEFAPGDMADPVYGQLLRTAISEGVEILPCRFEVTPEGIQYLGLAALPFLSGLSNP; encoded by the coding sequence ATGGATTCTTATTTGTATCGCTATCCCTCCCTTGAGTCTGGGGTTTTATTGAAACGCTATAAACGATTTTTAGCGGATATTGAGTTAACCTCTGGAGAGGTCATCACGGCCCATTGTCCCAATACTGGGCCCATGACAGGGGTTTGCATCCCTGGAAACCCGGTGATGGTGTCTCACAACGCCGGGAAAACTCGTAAATATCCCTATACTTGGGAGTTAATTCAGTTAACCTCGGAGGTTGACCCCTTCGGTCAGCAATTAACGTGGGTTGGAATTAATACCGCCTTACCCAACAAAGTCATTCATTTAGCCTTAATAGAACGGTTATTTCCCGACTTAGGAAATTATAGCGAAATTAAGAAAGAAGTTCCCTATGGAATAGATTTAAAAAGTCGGGTCGATTTTGTCTTGAAAGGGGAGGATAAACCGATTTATTTAGAAGTGAAAAATACGACTTGGTGTAAGGGAAAAATCGCTTTATTTCCTGATACCGTAACAGAACGAGGACAAAAACATTTAAAGGAATTAATTGAAATTGTTAAACAAGGCGCTCGTGCGGTGATGTTATATTTTATTAATCGTGGAGATTGTACCGAATTTGCCCCCGGAGATATGGCAGACCCGGTTTATGGTCAACTTTTAAGAACTGCCATTTCAGAAGGGGTAGAAATCTTACCTTGTCGGTTTGAAGTTACCCCGGAAGGAATTCAATATTTAGGATTAGCAGCCTTACCCTTTTTGTCCGGTCTTAGTAATCCTTAA
- the murJ gene encoding murein biosynthesis integral membrane protein MurJ, producing MSEEPKRSRSLVGIATIVAVATLISKVFGLVRQQVMAAAFGVGPAIDAYNYAYVIPGFLLILLGGINGPFHSAIVSALANRDRKDAEALVETVSTLVGIFLLIITVGLVIFATPLIDLMAPGLMLTPEGIATRSIAIEQLKIMAPMALFAGLIGIGFGTLNAADMYWLPSISPLFSSAALILGLGVLIGILGDDVDSPKYMVLGGEVLAWSTLAGAVLQWLIQVPAMWKSGLGTLRLRFNFKIPGLEDVMKVMLPATLSSGMLQINVYTDLFFASYIPQAASAMGYSGLLVQTPLGIISNMILVPFLPLFARLRDPENWPELKDRIRQSLILTAITMLPLSTLMVALALPTVRIVYERYAFNLEASEFVASILVAYSVGMFFYLGRDVLVRVFYGLGDGETPFRVSIFNILLNGVLDFILVKFWGAPGLVLATVSVNVVSMGMFLWLLHIRLNGLPWREWSLPFLGLTIISLISGAASWGTLQGLRLLISSNDFLILLMELVIPGIVGIVVFSILILFLRLPEVDLLVSRLRQKFQR from the coding sequence GTGTCAGAAGAACCAAAACGCTCTCGTTCGTTAGTCGGAATTGCCACTATTGTTGCAGTTGCCACCCTGATTAGTAAAGTCTTTGGCTTAGTTCGTCAACAAGTGATGGCGGCGGCGTTTGGTGTGGGGCCAGCCATTGATGCTTATAATTATGCTTATGTTATCCCCGGATTTTTATTAATATTATTAGGGGGAATTAACGGCCCCTTTCATAGTGCCATTGTCAGTGCGTTAGCAAATCGAGACCGCAAAGATGCAGAAGCTTTAGTAGAGACGGTTTCTACATTAGTCGGAATATTTTTATTAATTATAACAGTCGGATTAGTCATTTTTGCCACTCCTTTAATTGATTTAATGGCTCCGGGTTTAATGCTAACACCGGAAGGAATAGCGACTCGAAGTATTGCCATAGAACAGTTAAAAATCATGGCTCCGATGGCGTTATTTGCTGGGTTAATTGGCATTGGATTTGGCACGTTAAATGCGGCGGATATGTATTGGCTGCCATCGATTAGTCCATTATTTTCCAGTGCGGCTTTAATCTTAGGATTAGGGGTATTAATTGGAATTTTAGGGGATGATGTTGATAGCCCTAAATATATGGTTTTAGGGGGAGAAGTTTTAGCGTGGTCAACTTTAGCAGGGGCAGTTTTACAATGGTTAATTCAAGTTCCGGCGATGTGGAAATCGGGGTTAGGAACCTTACGACTCCGATTTAATTTTAAAATTCCAGGGTTAGAAGATGTGATGAAAGTCATGTTACCCGCTACATTATCATCAGGAATGTTACAAATTAATGTCTATACGGATTTATTTTTTGCCTCTTATATTCCCCAAGCTGCATCAGCAATGGGCTATTCTGGGTTATTAGTCCAAACTCCCTTGGGAATCATTTCTAATATGATTTTGGTTCCGTTTTTACCGCTTTTTGCTCGATTAAGAGATCCTGAAAACTGGCCAGAATTAAAAGACCGCATTCGTCAGTCGTTAATTTTAACGGCAATTACGATGTTACCCTTAAGTACATTAATGGTGGCTTTAGCCTTACCGACGGTGAGAATTGTTTATGAACGGTATGCGTTTAATTTAGAAGCATCGGAGTTTGTCGCCTCAATTTTAGTGGCTTATTCGGTGGGGATGTTCTTTTATTTAGGACGAGATGTATTAGTCCGAGTGTTCTATGGGTTAGGAGATGGAGAAACCCCATTTAGAGTTAGTATTTTTAATATTTTATTAAATGGGGTATTAGATTTTATTTTAGTTAAATTTTGGGGCGCACCGGGTTTAGTGTTAGCAACTGTTTCCGTAAATGTTGTCTCAATGGGGATGTTTTTATGGCTCTTACATATTAGATTAAATGGTTTACCCTGGCGAGAGTGGAGTTTACCGTTTTTGGGATTAACAATAATTAGTTTAATTTCTGGTGCAGCCAGTTGGGGAACCTTACAAGGGTTAAGATTGTTAATTAGTAGTAATGACTTTTTGATATTATTAATGGAATTAGTAATTCCGGGTATTGTCGGAATAGTCGTTTTTTCAATCTTAATTCTATTTTTAAGATTACCCGAAGTGGATTTATTAGTGTCTCGACTCCGCCAAAAGTTTCAAAGGTAG
- a CDS encoding DedA family protein, translated as MTEWITNTMVSLGYLGIGLLMFLENLFPPIPSELIMPLAGYTVSQGKMEMIPAILAGIIGTILGAFPWYYAGKFVGEERLRQLADKYGKWITVSGADIDKANNWFTRYGGVAVFLCRLVPGVRTIISLPAGLNDMPLIPFLIYSTIGTALWVSFLTGAGYLLGEHYDLVDEYLGPVSKIVLLSLVIWFGLWILRRNMRKNAE; from the coding sequence ATGACTGAATGGATTACGAATACAATGGTTTCCCTGGGATATCTGGGAATTGGTTTATTAATGTTTTTAGAAAATCTGTTTCCCCCCATTCCGTCTGAGTTAATTATGCCCTTAGCCGGTTATACGGTTTCCCAAGGAAAAATGGAAATGATACCTGCTATTTTAGCGGGAATTATCGGAACAATATTAGGGGCATTTCCTTGGTATTATGCAGGTAAATTCGTTGGAGAAGAACGTTTAAGACAGTTAGCAGATAAATATGGAAAATGGATTACAGTGTCAGGTGCAGATATCGATAAAGCAAATAATTGGTTTACTCGATATGGCGGCGTGGCCGTTTTTTTATGTCGTTTAGTTCCTGGGGTTAGAACTATCATTTCCTTACCTGCGGGTCTCAACGATATGCCATTAATTCCCTTTCTGATTTATTCTACCATTGGCACAGCCCTTTGGGTGAGTTTCTTAACAGGGGCAGGCTATTTATTGGGAGAGCATTATGATTTAGTCGATGAATATTTAGGCCCCGTTTCTAAAATTGTGTTATTAAGTTTAGTGATTTGGTTTGGACTGTGGATTTTGCGTAGAAATATGAGAAAAAATGCAGAATAG
- the ahcY gene encoding adenosylhomocysteinase has protein sequence MTATTVRTNYEIKDPSLAPKGKQRIEWAGREMPVLRLIQERFAQEKPFAGLRLAACCHVTTETAHLAIALKLGGADAVLIASNPLSTQDDVAASLVVDYGIPVYAIKGEDAETYTRHVQKALDHRPNIIIDDGSDVVATLIQERQDQIQDIIGTTEETTTGIVRLKAMLRDSVLTFPAMNVNDADTKHFFDNRYGTGQSTLDGIIRATNVLLAGKNIVVAGYGWCGKGTALRARGLGANVIVTEIDSVRAIEAVMDGFRVMPMEEAAPLGDIFITVTGNKHVIRGEHFDVMKDGAMVCNSGHFDIEIDLKTLAAKSTEIKEVRNFTQEYKLNTGKSVVVLGEGRLINLAAAEGHPSAVMDMSFANQALACEYLVKNKGELEAGIHSIPKDVDEEIARLKLVAMGIKIDSLTAEQIEYINSWTSGT, from the coding sequence ATGACTGCAACAACTGTCCGTACAAACTACGAAATTAAAGACCCCTCTCTCGCGCCGAAAGGAAAACAACGCATTGAATGGGCAGGACGTGAAATGCCTGTGCTGCGCTTGATTCAAGAACGCTTTGCCCAAGAAAAACCCTTTGCAGGTCTGCGGTTAGCCGCCTGTTGCCACGTTACAACAGAAACCGCTCATTTAGCCATTGCTTTAAAATTGGGTGGTGCCGATGCGGTGTTAATTGCCAGTAACCCTTTGTCTACTCAGGATGATGTTGCAGCGAGTTTAGTTGTTGACTACGGAATTCCGGTTTATGCCATTAAAGGGGAAGACGCCGAAACCTATACTCGTCATGTACAGAAAGCTTTAGATCATCGTCCTAATATTATTATTGATGATGGTAGTGATGTGGTGGCGACCTTAATTCAAGAACGTCAAGATCAAATTCAAGATATTATTGGCACAACGGAAGAAACCACAACCGGAATTGTGCGTTTAAAAGCGATGTTAAGAGATAGCGTGTTAACCTTCCCCGCCATGAACGTTAATGATGCTGATACCAAACATTTCTTTGATAACCGTTATGGCACAGGTCAATCAACTTTAGATGGAATTATCCGCGCCACTAACGTTTTGTTAGCGGGTAAAAATATTGTCGTTGCGGGTTATGGTTGGTGCGGAAAAGGTACAGCACTGCGGGCACGGGGTTTAGGTGCTAATGTGATTGTAACGGAAATTGACTCTGTTCGCGCCATTGAAGCGGTGATGGATGGTTTCCGCGTGATGCCTATGGAAGAAGCTGCACCTCTGGGCGATATTTTTATTACCGTTACAGGGAATAAGCACGTTATTCGCGGTGAACATTTTGATGTGATGAAAGATGGCGCCATGGTGTGTAATTCGGGTCACTTTGATATTGAAATTGACCTGAAAACCTTAGCCGCTAAATCAACGGAAATTAAAGAAGTTCGTAACTTCACCCAAGAATATAAACTCAACACAGGTAAATCCGTTGTTGTGTTAGGAGAAGGTCGTTTAATTAACTTAGCCGCCGCCGAAGGACATCCGAGTGCGGTGATGGATATGAGTTTCGCCAACCAAGCTTTAGCTTGTGAATATTTAGTCAAAAATAAAGGCGAATTAGAAGCAGGTATTCATTCCATTCCCAAGGATGTTGATGAAGAAATTGCGCGTTTGAAACTGGTGGCAATGGGGATTAAAATTGATAGCCTCACCGCCGAACAAATTGAGTATATCAACTCTTGGACATCAGGAACATAA
- a CDS encoding DNA cytosine methyltransferase yields MRYIDLFCGIGGFRIAINQALRPGNIKPVCVFSCDIDSDAQNIYQMNFGEQPAGDITQIKAEDIPNHDILLAGFPCQPFSICGQLKGFEDTRGTLFFDIARILACKKPNYFILENVKQLVGHNQGKTLKAIIEVLEELGYTVEYKVLNALDFGLPQKRERIFIVGYRQPLPFQWDIQKIPMKPLSDILEPQVSDFYYASEKIRNNRLVKYQGKIDTEPTIWHENKAGHISAYPYSCALRAGASYNYLLVNGQRRLTEREMLRLQGFPDEFKMVTSYSTARRLIGNSVTVPCVVFVLNCLLNQ; encoded by the coding sequence ATGAGATATATTGATTTGTTTTGTGGAATTGGTGGATTTAGAATTGCTATTAATCAAGCCTTAAGACCTGGGAATATTAAGCCAGTCTGTGTTTTTTCTTGCGATATTGATTCTGATGCTCAAAACATCTATCAGATGAATTTCGGGGAACAACCCGCCGGAGATATTACCCAAATTAAAGCTGAGGATATTCCTAATCATGATATTTTATTAGCGGGGTTTCCTTGTCAACCCTTTAGTATTTGTGGACAGCTTAAAGGATTTGAAGATACCAGAGGAACATTGTTTTTTGACATTGCTCGAATTTTAGCGTGTAAAAAACCTAATTACTTTATCTTAGAAAACGTTAAACAATTAGTTGGACATAACCAAGGGAAAACCTTAAAAGCTATTATTGAAGTTTTAGAAGAATTGGGTTATACTGTTGAATATAAAGTGTTAAATGCTTTAGATTTTGGATTACCCCAAAAACGAGAACGGATTTTTATTGTCGGTTATCGGCAACCGTTACCCTTTCAATGGGATATTCAAAAAATACCGATGAAACCCTTAAGCGATATTTTAGAACCGCAAGTTTCAGACTTTTATTATGCCTCTGAAAAAATTCGTAACAATCGTTTAGTAAAATATCAAGGAAAAATCGATACTGAACCTACAATTTGGCACGAAAATAAAGCAGGTCATATTAGTGCTTATCCTTATTCTTGTGCCTTAAGAGCCGGAGCATCCTATAATTATTTATTAGTGAATGGACAACGACGGTTAACGGAGCGAGAAATGCTACGTTTGCAAGGGTTTCCCGATGAGTTTAAAATGGTTACTTCCTATTCAACTGCTCGTCGGTTAATTGGGAATAGTGTGACCGTTCCTTGTGTGGTTTTTGTGTTGAATTGTTTGTTAAATCAATAG
- a CDS encoding SRPBCC family protein, which produces MAFKFDLQKPQKFLTTWVAAVGLSLTLINSPLTLAEWVPSAVIASQSQGASLTGKNGQYKAQIIVNSSADTSWKVLTDYNNFYHFLPNVISSHLLKSQGNQKIFEQVYKIQAFVFDQTTRLRISATETYPKEIDFKLLEGDLKGLEGSWKIEPISAKQVRILHQVNVEPGSTPSRTLFYNVYESSLKNTLEAIKKESERRN; this is translated from the coding sequence ATGGCTTTTAAGTTTGATCTCCAAAAACCTCAGAAATTTCTAACAACATGGGTTGCTGCGGTTGGTTTAAGTCTAACTCTAATCAATAGTCCTCTGACTCTAGCGGAATGGGTTCCTTCCGCCGTAATTGCTAGTCAATCTCAAGGGGCAAGTTTAACCGGAAAAAATGGACAATATAAAGCTCAAATTATTGTTAATAGTTCGGCAGATACCAGTTGGAAAGTATTAACAGATTATAATAATTTTTATCATTTTTTACCGAATGTGATTAGTAGCCATTTATTAAAATCTCAAGGAAATCAAAAAATTTTTGAACAGGTGTATAAAATACAAGCCTTTGTTTTTGATCAAACAACAAGATTGCGTATATCTGCTACTGAAACCTATCCTAAAGAAATTGATTTTAAACTGCTTGAAGGAGATTTGAAAGGGTTAGAAGGAAGTTGGAAAATTGAACCCATTTCTGCAAAACAAGTCAGAATTCTACATCAAGTTAATGTTGAACCAGGTTCAACTCCAAGCCGAACCTTATTTTATAATGTTTATGAAAGTAGCTTAAAAAATACTCTGGAGGCGATTAAAAAAGAATCTGAACGTCGTAATTAG
- the obgE gene encoding GTPase ObgE yields MQFIDQVEIEVEGGKGGDGVVAFRREKYVPAGGPAGGNGGKGGSVILVAVEHLQTLLDFQYNHKFQAGHGTRGGPKNMTGANGEDRLIQVPLGTVVYDANTDEMLGDLVEKNQQLCVAAGGKGGLGNKYFLSNRNRAPEYALPGLEGENRRLRLELKLLAEVGIIGLPNAGKSTLISALSAARPKIADYPFTTLIPNLGVVRKPTGDGTVFADIPGLIEGAHLGAGLGYEFLRHIERTRVLLHLIDITDSNPIENYHTIQEELKAYGRGLGERPQIVAFNKVDAVDVDSEEIQALVSQLQQFHQSPIFMISAVAGMGLDTLLQEVWQQLDQLSAVEKNQLQVSQF; encoded by the coding sequence ATGCAATTTATTGATCAAGTTGAAATTGAAGTCGAAGGCGGAAAAGGAGGCGATGGAGTTGTTGCCTTTCGACGGGAAAAATATGTTCCGGCTGGGGGGCCTGCGGGTGGCAATGGTGGGAAAGGGGGTTCAGTAATATTAGTCGCCGTTGAACATTTACAAACCTTGCTAGATTTTCAATATAATCATAAATTTCAAGCGGGTCATGGTACACGAGGTGGCCCTAAAAATATGACGGGGGCGAATGGAGAAGATCGTTTGATTCAAGTGCCATTGGGAACCGTTGTTTATGATGCCAATACTGATGAGATGTTAGGGGATTTAGTAGAAAAAAATCAACAGCTTTGTGTTGCAGCCGGGGGAAAAGGAGGGTTAGGGAATAAATACTTTTTAAGTAATCGAAATCGCGCTCCAGAATACGCTTTACCCGGTTTAGAAGGAGAAAATCGACGGTTAAGATTAGAATTAAAATTATTAGCAGAAGTTGGAATTATTGGTTTACCCAATGCCGGAAAATCCACCTTGATTTCGGCGTTATCGGCTGCCCGTCCTAAAATTGCGGATTATCCCTTTACCACCTTAATTCCTAACTTGGGAGTGGTGAGAAAACCCACGGGAGATGGAACAGTATTTGCGGATATTCCGGGGTTAATTGAAGGTGCTCATTTAGGGGCAGGTTTAGGGTATGAATTTTTACGCCATATTGAACGAACTCGCGTATTATTGCATTTAATTGATATTACCGATAGTAATCCGATTGAAAATTATCATACCATTCAAGAGGAATTAAAAGCTTATGGTAGAGGATTAGGAGAACGTCCTCAAATTGTCGCATTTAATAAAGTGGATGCGGTGGATGTAGACAGTGAGGAAATTCAAGCACTGGTTTCCCAATTGCAACAATTCCATCAAAGCCCTATTTTCATGATTTCTGCGGTAGCTGGAATGGGTTTAGATACCTTATTACAAGAGGTTTGGCAACAGTTAGATCAACTCTCGGCTGTAGAGAAAAATCAGTTACAAGTCAGTCAATTTTGA
- the psb32 gene encoding photosystem II repair protein Psb32, with the protein MIQQLKTRLNWGNLLPGFMISLFLTVIVGFWTTPALATGVYQVPALSSPSDTWVVEMDDVLSRSTEGRLNNTLSDLAKKTGYEVRFLTVHRLDYGETIDSFAEQVFKKWFPTPETAANQTLLVLDTINNNSAIKTGEKTQSLLTNEIAESVAQDTLKYPLRKGDKYNEAFIAASDRIATVLSGEPDPGAPIEEDNINVDSTFKSAEETNDTSATIIVVVLLIVATVVPMATYYYFQGNRS; encoded by the coding sequence ATGATACAACAGCTTAAAACAAGATTAAATTGGGGAAACTTATTACCGGGATTCATGATTTCCCTATTTTTAACGGTTATCGTTGGATTTTGGACAACTCCAGCTTTAGCAACAGGGGTTTATCAAGTTCCGGCGTTATCCTCGCCTAGTGATACTTGGGTTGTGGAAATGGATGACGTTCTCAGCCGGAGTACGGAAGGACGTTTAAATAATACCTTATCGGACTTAGCAAAAAAAACAGGCTATGAAGTTCGATTTTTAACGGTTCATCGTTTAGATTATGGAGAAACTATTGATAGTTTTGCTGAACAAGTGTTTAAAAAATGGTTTCCAACGCCAGAAACGGCTGCAAATCAAACCTTGTTAGTTTTGGATACAATCAACAATAATAGTGCAATTAAAACCGGAGAAAAAACCCAATCCTTATTAACGAATGAAATTGCTGAAAGCGTCGCCCAAGACACCTTAAAATATCCCCTTCGTAAAGGAGATAAATATAATGAAGCGTTTATTGCAGCCAGCGATCGTATTGCGACTGTATTATCAGGAGAACCTGATCCAGGTGCACCCATAGAAGAAGATAATATTAACGTTGACAGTACCTTTAAATCCGCCGAAGAAACCAACGATACCAGTGCTACAATTATTGTTGTGGTTCTGTTAATCGTAGCAACGGTTGTTCCCATGGCAACCTATTATTATTTCCAAGGAAATCGCAGCTAA
- a CDS encoding ABC transporter ATP-binding protein, with protein MPSLFDVEHLRVAYPHSRTPQSWAVNDVSFSLQPGERLGLVGESGCGKSTIGRAVMRLLPTTSQIEGQVRFEGQPVFDMDAKRLRQFRGEAVALVFQDPMTRLDPLMTIGDHCLETLKAHRPQLSNSQAKNKALEILEAVKIPANRWSQYPHEFSGGMRQRVAIALALLLDPKLIVADEPTTSLDVTVSAQILKELTRLCEQRGTAILLISHDLAMVGEYCHKIAVMYQGKMVEMGASQTVFQSPQHPYTQSLLKSALHLQDIENKEANPTLETPGSSSQPLLSLKNVQQYYTLESSFLQQLFSKQKKSVIKAVDGINLELYPGEILGLVGESGCGKSTLSRTILQLIRATNGSVEFLGTDLTQLSREQVRKYRRQMQMVFQDPHACLNPMMTVGESIADPLLIHQLATPEEAKTQVLTMLDRVGLTPTEEYYQRYPGELSGGQQQRVAIARALMTHPKLLICDEPVSMLDASVQAQVLELMLELKQEFNLTYLFITHDLWVARFLCDRIAVMNGGKIVELGATEDIFTNPQHPYTQTLLSAVPSLSKLEQEII; from the coding sequence ATGCCAAGTTTGTTTGATGTTGAACATTTGAGGGTTGCTTATCCCCACTCCCGAACGCCGCAAAGTTGGGCTGTGAATGATGTCTCCTTTTCCCTACAACCGGGAGAACGTCTAGGACTTGTGGGAGAGTCCGGTTGTGGGAAATCCACCATTGGGCGGGCGGTGATGCGGTTGTTACCCACCACCAGCCAAATTGAAGGACAAGTGAGATTTGAAGGACAACCCGTGTTTGATATGGATGCAAAACGGTTGCGTCAGTTTCGCGGGGAAGCTGTGGCTTTAGTTTTTCAAGATCCCATGACTCGCCTTGACCCGTTGATGACCATTGGTGATCATTGTTTAGAAACGTTAAAAGCCCATCGTCCGCAATTATCCAATTCTCAAGCTAAAAATAAAGCTTTAGAAATATTAGAAGCGGTGAAAATTCCTGCAAATCGTTGGTCACAATATCCCCATGAATTTAGTGGCGGAATGCGTCAACGGGTAGCGATCGCTTTAGCTTTATTATTAGATCCCAAATTAATTGTTGCGGATGAACCGACCACCAGTTTAGATGTCACCGTTTCGGCTCAAATTTTAAAGGAATTAACTCGACTTTGTGAACAACGAGGAACCGCAATTTTATTAATTTCCCATGATTTAGCAATGGTCGGGGAATATTGCCATAAAATCGCCGTGATGTACCAAGGAAAAATGGTTGAAATGGGAGCATCTCAAACGGTTTTTCAATCTCCCCAACATCCCTACACCCAATCTTTATTAAAATCGGCGTTACATTTACAGGATATTGAAAATAAAGAAGCAAATCCGACTTTGGAAACGCCTGGTTCCTCTTCTCAACCTTTATTATCCCTGAAAAATGTACAACAATATTATACCCTAGAATCAAGCTTTTTACAACAATTGTTTTCCAAGCAAAAGAAATCCGTAATTAAAGCTGTTGATGGAATCAATTTAGAATTATATCCAGGGGAAATATTAGGTTTAGTCGGAGAGTCAGGTTGTGGAAAAAGTACCCTCTCCCGAACGATTTTACAACTGATTCGCGCCACTAACGGCAGTGTTGAATTTTTAGGCACTGATTTAACTCAATTATCCCGTGAACAGGTACGAAAATATCGCCGTCAAATGCAAATGGTGTTTCAAGATCCCCATGCTTGTTTAAATCCCATGATGACCGTTGGTGAAAGTATTGCTGACCCGCTTTTAATTCATCAATTAGCAACACCAGAGGAGGCAAAAACACAAGTTTTAACCATGTTAGATCGGGTAGGATTAACACCTACTGAGGAATATTATCAACGCTATCCAGGGGAATTATCCGGTGGACAACAACAACGAGTTGCGATCGCGAGAGCCTTAATGACTCATCCAAAATTATTAATTTGTGATGAACCTGTCAGTATGTTAGATGCCAGTGTTCAAGCTCAAGTTTTAGAATTAATGTTAGAATTAAAACAAGAGTTTAATTTAACCTATTTATTTATTACCCATGATTTGTGGGTAGCGAGGTTTTTATGCGATCGCATTGCGGTGATGAATGGAGGTAAAATTGTTGAATTAGGGGCAACAGAAGACATCTTTACTAATCCTCAACATCCCTATACCCAAACTTTATTATCGGCTGTTCCTTCCCTTTCTAAATTAGAGCAGGAAATAATTTAA
- a CDS encoding FAD-dependent oxidoreductase: MKKLVLIGGGHSHAIALKKWGINPLSEVELTLITNVVKTPYSGMLPGYIAGFYTFEQCHIDLPSLAEFAQAKLYIDQAINLDLEKNLVICENHSPIPFDLVSIDIGSTPATLTIPGAIEHTIAVKPISKFLQYWQQLVDEIQQNPEQKIRLAIIGGGAGGVELAFNIHRHLTQIYQQANQPLNQLELHLIHQGERLLSERHPSLSQKVETLLKKLQINLHLNQTVDQVEATENSIKKISCKSGLTLDCDRIFWVTQASASPWLKQTDLATNEQGFIRVNDNLQSISHPQVFAAGDIATMVNYPRPKAGVFAVRQGQPLLENLKRSLQEKPLKPFIPQQEFLILIGTGDRKAIASKGWFNIGPNSLLWRWKDYIDQKFIKQFKT; encoded by the coding sequence ATGAAAAAATTAGTCTTAATTGGTGGAGGACATAGCCATGCGATCGCCCTGAAAAAATGGGGGATTAATCCTTTATCAGAAGTTGAATTAACCTTAATTACCAATGTTGTTAAAACTCCTTATTCAGGAATGTTACCCGGTTATATTGCCGGGTTTTATACCTTTGAGCAATGTCATATTGATTTACCATCCTTAGCTGAATTTGCTCAAGCCAAACTTTATATTGATCAAGCCATTAATTTAGATTTAGAAAAAAATCTAGTGATTTGTGAAAATCATTCTCCTATTCCCTTTGATCTTGTATCTATTGATATTGGAAGTACCCCCGCAACCTTAACCATTCCCGGCGCAATAGAACATACTATTGCTGTTAAACCCATCTCCAAATTTTTGCAATATTGGCAGCAGTTAGTTGATGAAATTCAGCAAAATCCTGAACAAAAAATCCGGTTAGCTATTATTGGGGGAGGTGCGGGAGGAGTAGAATTAGCGTTTAATATTCATCGTCATCTCACGCAAATTTATCAACAAGCCAATCAACCTTTAAATCAGTTAGAATTACATCTGATACATCAAGGTGAACGCTTATTATCTGAACGTCACCCGTCCTTAAGTCAAAAAGTAGAAACTTTGCTGAAAAAGCTTCAGATTAATTTACACTTAAATCAAACCGTTGATCAAGTTGAAGCAACTGAAAATTCTATTAAAAAAATTAGCTGTAAATCAGGATTAACCTTAGACTGCGATCGCATTTTTTGGGTAACACAAGCATCAGCATCCCCTTGGTTAAAACAAACCGATCTAGCAACCAATGAACAAGGATTTATTCGAGTCAATGATAACTTACAATCTATTTCCCATCCCCAAGTTTTCGCCGCCGGAGATATCGCCACAATGGTTAATTATCCCCGACCCAAAGCCGGAGTTTTTGCAGTTCGTCAAGGTCAACCCTTATTAGAAAATTTAAAACGAAGTTTACAAGAAAAACCCCTCAAACCCTTTATCCCTCAACAGGAATTTTTAATTTTAATTGGTACAGGAGATCGAAAAGCGATCGCCTCTAAGGGATGGTTTAATATAGGGCCGAATTCGTTATTATGGCGATGGAAAGATTATATTGATCAAAAGTTTATAAAACAGTTTAAAACCTAA